The Xylophilus rhododendri region CGGCAAAGGACAGCGCCGCGCCGCGGGTAATGCCCAGCCGCGCCGGCTCGGCCACCAGCGCCGAGGCCATCTGCACACCCTGGCCCATGTCGGCCACCCGGATCGCAGCGGCGGCTGCTTCGGCCAGGGCTGAGGCCTCGGCGAAGTTGTAGGTGGACGGGCCCATCACCACCGGACAGCCGCAGGCGGCCGCCTCGATCAGGTTCTGGCCGCCAGTCATGCCGAAGCTGCCGCCCAGCAGCGCGGCATCGGCCAGGCTGTAGTAGAGCGCCATCTCGCCCAGGGAATCGCCCAGCCAGACATCGCAGGGCGGCGGCGCGTCGTCAGGCCCCACATCATTCCAGGCGCTGCGGCGCGAGACCTGCAGGCCGCCGTCCTGCAGCAGCCGGGCGACTTCGTCGAAGCGCTGCGGATGGCGCGGCACGATCAGCCACTGCACCGCCGGCCCGATCGGCGGATAGGCGCGCACGGCCTCCAGCCACAAGGCTTCCTCGCCCTCGCGGCTGCTGGCCAGCAGCACCACCGGGCGGCCGGATGCGCGACGCCAGCGGCGGCCGGCTTCCAACTGGACCGGGTTGGGAGCCATGTCGAACTTGAGGTTGCCGAAGACGGCGCTGACCGGCGCGCCGAGTTCACGCAGGCGCTGCGCATCGGCCTCGGACTGCGCCCATACCGCCGCCAGCGCGGCGAAGGCCGGGCGCGCCAGCAGGCCGAGCCGCTGCGCGCTCTGCAGGGATTTATCGCTGAGCCGGGCATTGGCCAGCACCAGCGGCACGCCGGCGGCGCGGCAGCCGGCGGCCAGGTTGGGCCAGACCTCGGTTTCCATCAGCAGACCGGCGTCGGGCCGGAAATGCGTCAGGAAACGCCCGACCGCGCCCGTGGTGTCCCAGGGCAGCCAGGCCTGCAGGTCGCCCGGCACCATCCACTTCAAGCCCTCGGCGCGGCCGGTGGCCGTGCCGTGGGTCAGCAGCAGCTGCACGCCGGGCAGGCGTTCGCGCAGGGCGGCGATCAGCACGCCGGCGGCGCGGGTCTCGCCGAGCGAGACCGCATGGATCCAGACCCGCGGGCCGCTGGCCGGCGCGACTGCTTCGACATAACGGCCGAAGCGCTCCTCCACCGCTTCCAGGTAACCCGGCTCGGCCACGCCGCGCCGCCGCAGCTTGCGCCGCAGCAGGGGCTGGGCAGCGGCCATGCCGGCCGAATACACCGCGCGCAGGGCGCGATCGAAAGGCACCGTGGTCAGTGGGCAGCCGCGCCCAGCTGGGCATCGGGCTTGAAGGTCTTGAGCAGCTTGACCATGACATCCTCGATGCGGTGCATCGCCGCCTCGGTGTGTCCTTCGAAACGCAGCACCAGCACCGGCGTGGTGTTGGAGGCTCGGATCAGGCCGAAGCCGTCGGACCAGTCGACCCGCAGGCCGTCGATGGTGGAGACCTTGGCGTCGCCCTCGAACTTCGTGGCGCTTTCGATGAGCTTCTGCACCACGGCATGGGGTTCGCCCTCGGCGCAGGCCACGTTGAGTTCGGGCGTGGAGAAGCTGGTGGGCAGTTCGTTGAGCACCTTGCTGACGTCCTCGCTGCGGCTCAGGATCTCCAGCAGGCGGCAGCCGGCATAGGTGCCGTCGTCGAAGCCGTACCAGCGTTCCTTGAAGAAGATGTGGCCGCTCATTTCGCCGCCGAGAGGCGAGTTGGTCTCGCGCATCTTGGCCTTGATCAGGGAGTGGCCGGTCTTGAACATCACCGGCTCGCCGCCGGCGGCCGCGATGGCCGGCGCCAGGCGCTGGGTGCACTTCACGTCGAAGATGATCTTGCCGCCGGGCACGCGGGTGAGCACGTCCTGTGCGAACAGCATCATCTGCCGGTCGGGGAAGATGTTCTGGCCGTCCTTGGTGACGATGCCCAAGCGGTCGCCGTCGCCGTCGAAGGCCAGGCCGATCTCGGCGTCGGAGCTCTGCAGGGCGGCGATCACGTCCTTCAGGTTGTCGGGCTTGCTGGGGTCGGGATGGTGGTTGGGGAAGTTGCCGTCCACCTCGCTGAACAGCTCGATCACCTCGCAGCCGATGGCGCGGAAGATGGCGGGCGCCGAGGCACCGGCCACGCCGTTGCCGGAATCGACCACCACCTTGATCGGGCGGGCCAGCTTGATGTCGCCGACGATGCGCGAGATGTAGGCCGGCAGCACGTCGACCTGGCGCACGCTGCCGCCTTCCTGGTGAGGCGCACTGGCGGCGTCCATGGTGCGGCGCAGGGACTGGATCTCCTCGCCGTAGATGGCCTTGCCGGCCAGCACCATCTTGAAGCCGTTGTAGTCCTTGGGGTTGTGGCTGCCGGTGACCTGGATGCCGCTGTGGCAGAGCGTTGCAGCGGCAAAGTACAGGATGGGCGTGGTGACCATGCCCACGTCGATCACCTGGATGCCGGCATCGACCAGGCCGGCGATCAGCGCGGCCGACAGGGCGGGGCCGGACAGGCGGCCGTCGCGGCCCACGGCCACGCTCTTCTCGCCGAGTGCCAGGGCGGCGGCGCCGAAGGCCTGGCCGAGGGCGCGGGCGACTTCCTCGTCGAGGGTGGACGGCACCACGCCGCGAATGTCGTAGGCCTTGAAGATCGACGGGGAAAACGGCATGGAAAGCGCTCCGGATGCGGACGGTTGGATGACAAAAATCGCTGGTGATTGTAGGCAGGACCGAAGCGCTGCGGTGTCGGACATGGGCGCTCCGTGAAGGCTGCATGCAGATGGCCGGAAACGGCCAGTGCCGGGCCGCCGGCTTCGTATCATGGATCGATGCCGAGCACCGACCACTCCCCTGCCCTGCCCGCCGATGCCGACGGCTGCTGGCGCGCGCTGGCCTCGCACGACGCGCGTTTCGACGGGCGCTTCTTCACCGGCGTGACCAGCACCGGCATCTATTGCCGGCCGGTCTGCCGGGTGCGTACGCCGCGGCAGGAGAACTGCCGATTCTTTGCGCTCGCGGCGCAGGCCGAGCAGGCGGGTTTCCGCCCCTGCCTGCGCTGCCGGCCGGAACTCGCACCGCCGCCCGGCGCCGCCGCGGCCTGGAGCATGCACGACGCCGCCGGCCTGCTGGCCCACGAGGCCGCACGCTGGCTGGACGATCCGCAGCACTGGCAGGACGAGACCGGCACCAGCCTGCTGGCCCGCGCCGCCGCCCACCTGGGTGTGGGTGACCGCCATCTGCGGCGGGTGTTCCAGGCGAGCTTCGGCGTGTCGGCACTGCAGTACCTGCAGACCCGCCGCCTGCTGGCCGCCAAGCAGCTGCTGACCGACACCCGCCTGCCGGTCGCCACCATCGCCCAGGCCAGCGGCTTCGCCAGCCAACGCCGCTTCAACGCCGCCTTCCTGCAGCACTACCGGCTCAACCCGACCCAGCTGCGGCGCGAGGGCGGCGGCAGCGATCCGCTGGCCACGGTGCGCCTGCCCTGGCGCGCGCCCTACGATGCGGCCGGCATGCTGGCCTTCTTTAAAAAGCGGCTGGTGAGCGGACTGGAGACGCTGGTGGAGGACGGGCGCCAGCCCTGGCTCACCCGCACGCTGCGCCTGGGCCGCTGCACCGGCTGGCTGCAGATCGCCTTCGACCACGCCGGACAGCAGCTGCTGCTGCGGGTGGGCGAAGGCCTGGCGCCTGCGCTGCCCGCGCTGATCCCGCGGATGCGCGCCATGTTCGACCTAGACGCCGACCCGGCCGCGATCGATGCGGTGCTGCTGCCGCATTTCCCCGGCAGCGCCGGCATGCGGGTGCCGGGCGCGCTGGACGGCTTCGAGCTGGCGGTGCGCGCCATCCTCGGCCAGCAGGTGACGGTGGCCGCCGCGCACACCGTGTGCGGCCGGCTGGTGGCCCGCTACGGCGAGCCGGTGCAGACGCCATTCCCGGGAGTGAACAGGCTCTTTCCCACGCCGGCCGCCCTGGCCCTGGCCGATGGCGACGCGCTCGGCAGCCTGGGCATCGTGCGCCAGCGCCAGGGCGCCATCGTGGCCCTCGCGCGCGAATGCGAGGCCGGCCGGCTCGCCCTGCGGCCGGGCGATGCGCCGGAGCCGGCCATGGCCGCCCTGCGCGCCCTGCCCGGCATCGGCGACTGGACCGCGCAATACATCGCCATGCGCGCGTTGCGCTGGCCCGATGCCTTTCCGGCCGGCGACGTGGCGCTGCAGAAGGCCCTGGGCGTGCGCGGCGCGCCCAAACCGGCGCAGGCCGCCATCGACGCATCGCAGGCCTGGCGCCCCTGGCGCAGCTATGCGGTGCTGCGCGCCTGGCACGGCACGCCCGAAGCGACAATTCCCCCAGACCCATCCGGAGAGACAAGCCCATGAAATATGCCCAGGACACCGTGCAGCGCCGCTGGATCAGCCCGCTCGGCGCCATCGACCTCGCCGCCACGCCGCGCGGCCTGGCCGGCCTCTGGTTCGACGACCACAAATACCGCCCCGCCGCGCTGGACGCGCCCGACGGCTGGCCGCGCCATGACGGGCCGCATGCCGTGCTGGACGCCACCGAGCGCGAGCTGCAGGCCTATTTCGACGGCCGGCTGCAGCGCTTCGAAGTGCCGATCGAACTGCCGGCCGGGACGGAGTTCCAGATGGCCGTGTGGGCCGGCCTGCTCAAGCTCGATCATGGCCAGACCTGCAGCTACGGCGCGCTGGCCGTGGCGACCGGCAGGCCTTCGGCGGTACGCGCGGTGGGCGCGGCCGTAGGCCGCAACCCGGTCTCCATCCTGGTGCCCTGCCACCGGGTGGTGGGCGGCGCCGGCGCGCTGACCGGTTATGCCGGCGGACTGCCGCGCAAGTCGGCGCTGCTGGCACTGGAGCAGCCCCAGCGCAACCTGACCGGGCTGGAGCGGCAAGGGTCGGCGGCATGAACGATGGCTCGCGCGGCTGGCTCGGCAGCTTCATCGCCCTGGCGGCCATCTGGGGCGCCTCATTTCTCTTCATGCGCATGGGCGCGGCGGAATTCGGCCCCTTCGCCACGGCGGGACTGCGGGTTGGCCTGGCGGCCCTGGTGCTGGCGCCGGCCCTCTGGCTGCAGCGGCCGGCCAGCGGCATGACGGCCCGACGCTGGGCCTGGCTGATCGCCACCGGCGCCTTCAACTCGGGCATCCCCTTCGCATTGTTCTCGTACGCGGTGCTGCACCAGCCGACCGGGCTGACCTCCATCCTCAACGCCACCGCGCCGCTGTTCGGCGCCCTGGTGGCCTGGGCCTGGCTGGGCGAGCGGCCGGATATCTCGCGCTGCATCGGCCTGGCCGTCGGCTTCGGCGGCGTGGCGCTGATCGCCCAGGGCGGCGGCCGGCTGGACGGCAGCATCGGCCTGCTGCCGGTGCTGGCCTGCCTGGGCGCCACGCTCTGCTACGGCATCGGCGCGACGATGGCGCGGCTGCACCTCAAGGGCCTGTCGCCGCTGTTCAGCACCGCCGGCAGCCTGGCCGGCGCCACCCTGGTACTGGCCCTGCCCACGGTGCTGGACTGGCCCGCCCGGCCGCCCGGCACCAGCGCCTGGATGGCGGTGCTGGCGCTGGCCCTGCTGTGTTCGGCCCTGGCCTATTTCCTGTATTACCGGCTGATCCAGCGGGCCGGCGCGGCGCGCGCCATGACGGTGACCTTCCTGATCCCGGTGTTCGGCGTGAGTTACGGCGCGGTGCTGCTGCAGGAGCCGGTCACCGCCACCACCATCGTCGGCGGCCTGGTGGTGCTGGCCGGCACGCTGCTGGCGAGCGGGCTGGTGCGGCTGCCGCGGCCGCACGAGGTGTGAATCAGAGGGCGGACGCCAGCGCGTTGATGCCCAGCGCCAGCAGCACCACGTTGAAGACGAAGGCCAGCAAGGCATGCACCGTGGTCAGCCGACGCATGCGGCCGGTGGTGACCTGCACATCCGAGACCTGCGAGGTCATGCCGATCACCAGCGCGTGATAGAGGAAGTCGAAATACTCCGGATCTTCCGGACCGGGGAAATCCAGCCCCGCGCTGTCGGCGGCGTTCTCGGCCTTCTCGTCCTCGCTCTGGTAGTAGAGATGGGAATAGTGGAAGGCGAACAGGCTGTGGATCCACAACCAGGACGCCGCCAGCGCCAGCGCCGACAGCAGCAGTTGCAGCACCCGCTGTGCCGGCGGCAGGTTCTTGGCATGGCCGATCAGCAGCACGATGGCCGCCACGCTGGCGCACAGGGCCACCACCATCACCAGGAACAGCACCCAGGCGGATTCGTCCTGCGCCTTGGCGCGCTCGCGGATGCGGCAGGCATCGAAGCCGCTGGCCAGGCGCGCGGCCAGGCCCAGGTCGATGGCCGCGGCGGCGATCCAGGCGAGCAGGCCGCGGGCCGGCCATTCGATGGGCAGGGGCAGCAGGGCGACCACGATGAAGGCCAGGGCGGCATAGGCCAGGCGCTGCGGGCCGGTGGTTTCGGAGAAGTGCATCGAAGGATTGTGACGCGGGGTCGGCGTGGCTGACGAGCGGGATGCACGGCCGAAAACAATTCGGCCTACCGCAACTTCGGACTTGTTTTTATGTATTCTGCAGGATACATTCTCAGCTTCACCGTGCAGACCACCCGCGCCTTTGGCGAATGGCTCGACGGCCTGCGGGATGCACGGGCCAAAGCCGCCGTCGCCCGCCGGCTCAAACGCATGCAGGCAGGCAATTTTGGCGACATGAAGCCGGTGGGCGATGGCGTATCGGAGCTGCGCGTGGACGTCGGCCCAGGCTATCGCGTCTACTTCGTGCAGCGCGGTCAGCGGCTGGTGGTGGTCCTGGCGGGCGGAGACAAGTCCAGCCAGGACCGGGACATCCAACGGGCGAAAGCCCTGGCAAAGGAACTGTGAAGATGGAACTCAAGGAATTCGACATCGCCGATTACCTGGACAGCCCGGAAGTCATCGCCGAATACCTGTCCCAGATACTCGAGGACGGCGATCCCGCCGAACTGGTGGATGCACTGGGCGATGTGGCACGTGCGACCGGCATGTCCCATATTGCCGAGCTCACCGGCCTGGGACGCGAAAGCCTCTACAAGACTTTCAAGGAAGGCACCCAGCCGCGCTTCGATACCGTGGTGAAGGTATTGAAGGCCGCCGGCCTGCAATTGACAATCGTCCCGGCACGCCATGCGCGTGCAAGCGGCGGCTCATCACAAGGTCTTGGTTAGCCCTCGCCCCACCGCCTCCCGCACCTGCTGCAGCGCCCCCGGGTCCTCCAGCGTGCTGAGATCCCCGGTATCCCGCCCCTCACATACCGCCTGGATCGCCCGCCGCAGCAGTTTGCCGCTGCGTGTCTTGGGCAGCAGCCCCACGAAGACCACCCGCGAGGGCCGCGCAATCGCCCCCAGCTGGGCGCCGACATGCGCCAGCAGTTCGGCCTCGAGGGCCGCGGCCCGGGCCGGATCGCCGCCGGCCGCCGCATCGCGCGGCACCACCACCGCCAGCGCGGCCTGGCCCTTGACCGCGTCGGCCACACCCACCACCGCGACTTCCGCCACGCCGGCATGGCCGGCCAGCACCTCCTCGATCTCGCGGGTGCCCAGGCGGTGGCCGGCCACGTTGATCACGTCGTCGGTGCGGCCCAGGATGAAGTAATAGCCGTCCTCGTCGCGCACGCCCCAGTCGAAGGTGTTGTAGACGAAGCGGCCGGGCAGGCTCTTCCAGTAGGTGTCGACGAAGCGTTCGTCGTCGCGCCACACCGTCTGCATGCAGCCGGGCGGCAGCGGGCCTTCGATGGCGATCACGCCCTTCTGTCCTGCACCCTGCAGGTCTTGCCCGGTGGCCTCGTCGATCAGGCGCAGGTCGTAGCCGTACATCGGCACGCCCGGGCTGCCGATGCGGCCGGCCGAGCGCTCCACGCCGTTGGCGATGGTCATGATCGGCCAGCCGCTTTCGGTCTGCCAGTAGTTGTCGACGACGGGCACGCCCAGCGCGTCCTGGATCCACCGTGCGGTCGGCTCGTCCAGCGGCTCGCCGGCCAGCCAGAGCGCCCGCAGGCTGGAGATGTCGTAGCGCTTGAGATGCTCCGGATCCTGCCGCCGCAGCACCCGGATCGCCGTCGGCGCCGAGAACATGTGGGTGACGCCATGCCGCTGCACCAGCCGCCACCAGACGGCCGGATCGGGCGTGGCGCCCGCCGCCACCGGCAGGCCTTCGTAGACCAGGGTGGTCATGCCCGCGATCAGCGGGCCGTAGACGATGTAGCTGTGGCCCACCACCCAGCCGATGTCGCTGGTGCAGAAGAAGGTCTGGCCGCCGCGCGCATCGAAGATGTGACGCATGCTGGCCGCCAGCGCCACGGCGTAGCCGCCGGTGTCGCGCTGCACGCCCTTGGGCCGGCCGGTGGTGCCGCTGGTGTAGAGGGTGTAGCTGGGATGGGTGGCGTCCACCCATTCGCAGGGCACCACCGCATCGGCGTGGGCCTGGCGCAGTTCGCTCCAGAGCAGGTCGCGGCCCGGCTGCAGCGGCAACGGCGCCAAGCCGCGATCGACCAGCAGCACCTGCGCGGGCGGCCGGGTGGCGCGCTGCAGGGCTTCATCCAGCAAGGGCTTGTAGGCCAGCACCCGGCCGCCACGGGAGCCGGCATCGGCGCTCACCACCACCCGCGGCTCGGCATCGTCGATGCGTGCTGCCAGCGCGGCCGGTGCGAAGCCGCCGAAGACCACCGTGTGCAGGGCTCCCAGCCGCACGCAGGCCAGCATCGCGAAGACCGCCTCGGCGATCATGGGCATGTAGATCAGCACCCGGTCGCCGCGCACCACGCCCAGTGATTGCAGCGCGGCAGCCATGGCATTGACCTCGCGGTGCAGCTCCTCGTACGTGTAGCTGCGTTCGGTGCCGATCTCGCTGGAAATGGCCACCAGCGCCGGCTGCGCCGCCCGCAGCGCCAGATGGCGGTCGACCGCGTTGTGGCAGAGGTTGGTGGTGCCGCCCTCGAACCAGCGGGCGAAGGGCGGGCGGCTCCAGTCGCAGATTTGCTGCGGCGGCGTGTGCCAGTCGATGAGCCGGGCCTGCTCGGCCCAGAAGGTGTCGCGCTCTTCGATGGAGCGGCGGTGGAAGTCCGCGAAGGTCGTCATGGGCTGTCTCCTGCAGCCGATTATTCGAGACCTTCTTGCGCCGCGCTGACGCGGCGCGGCCTATTTGATCAGGGCTTGTACCTGCTTGAACAGCGGATGCTCGGCGCCGCCCAGCCATTCGAAGAGCACCATTTCCGTGGTCACCAGCTCGGCGCCGGCGCCGGCCAGGCGGTCGAAGGCGGCATCGCGGTTGCGTTCGGTGCGTGAGGCGCAGGCATCGGTCACCACCCAGACATCGAATTCGTCGTCCAGCAGGTCGAGCGCCGTCTGCAACAGGCAGATGTGGGCCTCGCAGCCGGCCAGCACGATGCTGCCCCGGCCGGGTGCCTGCTCCTGCGGCTTCTGCAGGTGGCGCGGCAGGCTGCGCGCATTGCCCTGGGGCGCGGTCTTCTGCGGCGGGCGCAGCCATTCGGTCAGGCCTTCGGCGCAGGCGCTGAATTCCATCTTGGCCAGCACCCGGCGGCAGCGTTCGCGCAGCTCGGGCGGCAGCGCACCGAGCTTGGACGGATTCTGCTCGGTACCCCAGACCGGCACTTCCAGCAGCTGCGCCGCTTCTGCCAGGCGGGCGGCGTTGGCCAGCACCGCATCGGCATCGCCCATGGCGGGCATCAGGCGGGCCTGGTAGTCGATCAGGACGAGTTGGGATTCGGAAACGTCGAGCAGCATGGCGGGGCTTGTCTGAGAGAAGGCCGGCGATTAGAACCGAAACCGGCGCCCTACTTCACCGGGTCCAGCCGCAGCAGCCGGCCGCTGGGGTTGTCGGTGAGCACATAGAGCAGGCCGTCCGGGCACTGGCGCACGTCGCGGATGCGTTCCTTGAGGTCGGCCAGCAGCTTGTGTTCGGACTGCACCTTGCCGCCCGACAGCACGATGCGGTCCAGGTAGCGGAACTTGAGCGAGCCCACGAAGAGGTTGCCGCGCCAGGCCGTGCCGTAGCGCAGGCTGCCGAGGAAGGCCATGCCGGACGGCGCTATGGATGGCGTCCATTGGTGCAGCGGCTGCTCCATGCCTTCCTGCGCGGTGATGCCGGCGCCGATCTTGCCGCCGCCGTAGTTCTCGCCGTAGGTGATCACCGGCCAGCCATAGTTGCGGCCGGCCACCGGCAGGTTGATCTCGTCGCCGCCCTGCGGACCGTGCTCGTGCGTCCAGAGCCGGCCGTCCGGGCCGATGACGGCGCCCTGCACATTGCGGTGGCCGTAGCTCCAGATCTCCGGCAGCGCGCCGGGGCGGTTCACGAAGGGATTGCCCTTGGGCACCGAGCCGTCCTTGGCGATGCGCACGATCTTGCCCAGGTGGTTGTCGAGCTTCTGCGCCTCTTCCTTCTCGCTGAAGCGTTCGCCCAGGGTGAGGAACAGGTTGCCGTCGCTGGCCTCGACGATCCGGCAACCGAAGTGGCTGCCGCTGTCCACCTTGGGCGTCTGGCGGAAGATGACCTGCACATCCTCCAGCGCATCCTGCTTGCGCGACAGGCGGGCGCTGGCCAGCGCCGTGCCGTTGCTGCTGCCCTCGCCCGGCTCGGAGTAGCAGAAGAAGATCTGGCGGTTGTGGGCGAAGTCCTTGTCGGTGACCACATCCAGCAGCCCGCCCTGACCGCCCGTGGCCACCGCCGGCACGCCGGCGATGGGCGCGCCGACCTTGCCGTCCGCGCCGACCAGCCGCATCGTGCCCGGGCGCTCCGTCACCAGATACTGCGATCCGGGGAGAAAGGCCACGGCCCACGGATATTTCAGGCCTTGGGCCACCGTGACGGCGCGCACCGAGGTCTCCGCGGCGATGGCGCCGTGGGCCGCCAGCAGGCCTGCCAGGCAGTACATCAGAGGAGAACCCGGTCGAGAACGCAGTCGCAGAGGCATCGCTTCGTCGCTTTTTTGCAAAAAATTTTGTTTGTGCGCTTGACGATAACCGATGACTGAGAGCATGTAACCATCCTTGACGTAGGCGGCGTCTGACGACAGAATCCGCACCCATGCCCAAGAAAGCCCTGTGCGTCCTGTTGTTGTCGTGTG contains the following coding sequences:
- a CDS encoding 3-deoxy-D-manno-octulosonic acid transferase, with protein sequence MAAAQPLLRRKLRRRGVAEPGYLEAVEERFGRYVEAVAPASGPRVWIHAVSLGETRAAGVLIAALRERLPGVQLLLTHGTATGRAEGLKWMVPGDLQAWLPWDTTGAVGRFLTHFRPDAGLLMETEVWPNLAAGCRAAGVPLVLANARLSDKSLQSAQRLGLLARPAFAALAAVWAQSEADAQRLRELGAPVSAVFGNLKFDMAPNPVQLEAGRRWRRASGRPVVLLASSREGEEALWLEAVRAYPPIGPAVQWLIVPRHPQRFDEVARLLQDGGLQVSRRSAWNDVGPDDAPPPCDVWLGDSLGEMALYYSLADAALLGGSFGMTGGQNLIEAAACGCPVVMGPSTYNFAEASALAEAAAAAIRVADMGQGVQMASALVAEPARLGITRGAALSFAGAHRGAAARTADALCALLVAKAG
- a CDS encoding phosphomannomutase/phosphoglucomutase encodes the protein MPFSPSIFKAYDIRGVVPSTLDEEVARALGQAFGAAALALGEKSVAVGRDGRLSGPALSAALIAGLVDAGIQVIDVGMVTTPILYFAAATLCHSGIQVTGSHNPKDYNGFKMVLAGKAIYGEEIQSLRRTMDAASAPHQEGGSVRQVDVLPAYISRIVGDIKLARPIKVVVDSGNGVAGASAPAIFRAIGCEVIELFSEVDGNFPNHHPDPSKPDNLKDVIAALQSSDAEIGLAFDGDGDRLGIVTKDGQNIFPDRQMMLFAQDVLTRVPGGKIIFDVKCTQRLAPAIAAAGGEPVMFKTGHSLIKAKMRETNSPLGGEMSGHIFFKERWYGFDDGTYAGCRLLEILSRSEDVSKVLNELPTSFSTPELNVACAEGEPHAVVQKLIESATKFEGDAKVSTIDGLRVDWSDGFGLIRASNTTPVLVLRFEGHTEAAMHRIEDVMVKLLKTFKPDAQLGAAAH
- a CDS encoding DNA-3-methyladenine glycosylase 2 family protein, encoding MPSTDHSPALPADADGCWRALASHDARFDGRFFTGVTSTGIYCRPVCRVRTPRQENCRFFALAAQAEQAGFRPCLRCRPELAPPPGAAAAWSMHDAAGLLAHEAARWLDDPQHWQDETGTSLLARAAAHLGVGDRHLRRVFQASFGVSALQYLQTRRLLAAKQLLTDTRLPVATIAQASGFASQRRFNAAFLQHYRLNPTQLRREGGGSDPLATVRLPWRAPYDAAGMLAFFKKRLVSGLETLVEDGRQPWLTRTLRLGRCTGWLQIAFDHAGQQLLLRVGEGLAPALPALIPRMRAMFDLDADPAAIDAVLLPHFPGSAGMRVPGALDGFELAVRAILGQQVTVAAAHTVCGRLVARYGEPVQTPFPGVNRLFPTPAALALADGDALGSLGIVRQRQGAIVALARECEAGRLALRPGDAPEPAMAALRALPGIGDWTAQYIAMRALRWPDAFPAGDVALQKALGVRGAPKPAQAAIDASQAWRPWRSYAVLRAWHGTPEATIPPDPSGETSP
- a CDS encoding methylated-DNA--[protein]-cysteine S-methyltransferase, whose amino-acid sequence is MKYAQDTVQRRWISPLGAIDLAATPRGLAGLWFDDHKYRPAALDAPDGWPRHDGPHAVLDATERELQAYFDGRLQRFEVPIELPAGTEFQMAVWAGLLKLDHGQTCSYGALAVATGRPSAVRAVGAAVGRNPVSILVPCHRVVGGAGALTGYAGGLPRKSALLALEQPQRNLTGLERQGSAA
- a CDS encoding DMT family transporter, whose protein sequence is MNDGSRGWLGSFIALAAIWGASFLFMRMGAAEFGPFATAGLRVGLAALVLAPALWLQRPASGMTARRWAWLIATGAFNSGIPFALFSYAVLHQPTGLTSILNATAPLFGALVAWAWLGERPDISRCIGLAVGFGGVALIAQGGGRLDGSIGLLPVLACLGATLCYGIGATMARLHLKGLSPLFSTAGSLAGATLVLALPTVLDWPARPPGTSAWMAVLALALLCSALAYFLYYRLIQRAGAARAMTVTFLIPVFGVSYGAVLLQEPVTATTIVGGLVVLAGTLLASGLVRLPRPHEV
- a CDS encoding DUF1345 domain-containing protein, with translation MHFSETTGPQRLAYAALAFIVVALLPLPIEWPARGLLAWIAAAAIDLGLAARLASGFDACRIRERAKAQDESAWVLFLVMVVALCASVAAIVLLIGHAKNLPPAQRVLQLLLSALALAASWLWIHSLFAFHYSHLYYQSEDEKAENAADSAGLDFPGPEDPEYFDFLYHALVIGMTSQVSDVQVTTGRMRRLTTVHALLAFVFNVVLLALGINALASAL
- a CDS encoding type II toxin-antitoxin system RelE/ParE family toxin, producing the protein MYSAGYILSFTVQTTRAFGEWLDGLRDARAKAAVARRLKRMQAGNFGDMKPVGDGVSELRVDVGPGYRVYFVQRGQRLVVVLAGGDKSSQDRDIQRAKALAKEL
- a CDS encoding addiction module antidote protein, producing the protein MELKEFDIADYLDSPEVIAEYLSQILEDGDPAELVDALGDVARATGMSHIAELTGLGRESLYKTFKEGTQPRFDTVVKVLKAAGLQLTIVPARHARASGGSSQGLG
- a CDS encoding propionate--CoA ligase, producing the protein MTTFADFHRRSIEERDTFWAEQARLIDWHTPPQQICDWSRPPFARWFEGGTTNLCHNAVDRHLALRAAQPALVAISSEIGTERSYTYEELHREVNAMAAALQSLGVVRGDRVLIYMPMIAEAVFAMLACVRLGALHTVVFGGFAPAALAARIDDAEPRVVVSADAGSRGGRVLAYKPLLDEALQRATRPPAQVLLVDRGLAPLPLQPGRDLLWSELRQAHADAVVPCEWVDATHPSYTLYTSGTTGRPKGVQRDTGGYAVALAASMRHIFDARGGQTFFCTSDIGWVVGHSYIVYGPLIAGMTTLVYEGLPVAAGATPDPAVWWRLVQRHGVTHMFSAPTAIRVLRRQDPEHLKRYDISSLRALWLAGEPLDEPTARWIQDALGVPVVDNYWQTESGWPIMTIANGVERSAGRIGSPGVPMYGYDLRLIDEATGQDLQGAGQKGVIAIEGPLPPGCMQTVWRDDERFVDTYWKSLPGRFVYNTFDWGVRDEDGYYFILGRTDDVINVAGHRLGTREIEEVLAGHAGVAEVAVVGVADAVKGQAALAVVVPRDAAAGGDPARAAALEAELLAHVGAQLGAIARPSRVVFVGLLPKTRSGKLLRRAIQAVCEGRDTGDLSTLEDPGALQQVREAVGRGLTKTL
- a CDS encoding isochorismatase family protein, giving the protein MLLDVSESQLVLIDYQARLMPAMGDADAVLANAARLAEAAQLLEVPVWGTEQNPSKLGALPPELRERCRRVLAKMEFSACAEGLTEWLRPPQKTAPQGNARSLPRHLQKPQEQAPGRGSIVLAGCEAHICLLQTALDLLDDEFDVWVVTDACASRTERNRDAAFDRLAGAGAELVTTEMVLFEWLGGAEHPLFKQVQALIK
- a CDS encoding PQQ-dependent sugar dehydrogenase, whose translation is MYCLAGLLAAHGAIAAETSVRAVTVAQGLKYPWAVAFLPGSQYLVTERPGTMRLVGADGKVGAPIAGVPAVATGGQGGLLDVVTDKDFAHNRQIFFCYSEPGEGSSNGTALASARLSRKQDALEDVQVIFRQTPKVDSGSHFGCRIVEASDGNLFLTLGERFSEKEEAQKLDNHLGKIVRIAKDGSVPKGNPFVNRPGALPEIWSYGHRNVQGAVIGPDGRLWTHEHGPQGGDEINLPVAGRNYGWPVITYGENYGGGKIGAGITAQEGMEQPLHQWTPSIAPSGMAFLGSLRYGTAWRGNLFVGSLKFRYLDRIVLSGGKVQSEHKLLADLKERIRDVRQCPDGLLYVLTDNPSGRLLRLDPVK